One stretch of Campylobacter sp. CCS1377 DNA includes these proteins:
- a CDS encoding aspartate aminotransferase family protein — protein sequence MEIKDQTHIIQTYKRFDIVLEKGEGVYLYDDKNKQYLDFSSGIGVCALGYKHTKFNAVIKAQIDKILHTSNLYYNENIAKAATNLAKACGLDRVFFTNSGTESIEGAMKAARKYAFSKGKKGGHFIAFKHSFHGRTLGALSLTANAKYQKPFKPLISGVKFANYNDLESVKKLLSEKTCAIILESVQGEGGINPASKEFYQALRKICDEKDILLISDEIQCGMGRTGKFFAYEHANLKPDVMTSAKALGCGLSVGAFAVSEKVAKYSLEAGDHGSTYGGNPLACAGINAVFEIYKEEKILENVSKLSPYLEQKLDSIAKKFTFCKSRKGLGFMQGLAVDKSIKVADVIKQCQKNGLLLISCGKNDLRFLPPLIIKKTHIDEMAEKLEFSLKEVVNEK from the coding sequence ATGGAAATTAAAGATCAAACTCATATCATACAAACTTATAAACGCTTTGATATTGTTTTAGAAAAAGGCGAAGGCGTGTATTTGTATGATGATAAAAATAAACAATACCTAGACTTTTCAAGTGGCATTGGCGTATGTGCCTTAGGCTATAAACACACTAAATTTAATGCAGTCATTAAAGCACAAATTGATAAAATCTTACACACTAGCAATCTTTACTATAATGAAAATATTGCAAAAGCAGCCACAAATTTAGCCAAGGCTTGCGGACTTGATCGCGTTTTTTTTACAAATTCTGGCACAGAAAGCATAGAAGGAGCGATGAAAGCAGCTCGCAAATACGCTTTTTCAAAAGGTAAAAAAGGCGGACATTTTATCGCTTTTAAGCACTCTTTTCACGGACGCACCTTAGGGGCCTTATCACTCACTGCTAATGCAAAGTATCAAAAGCCTTTTAAGCCCTTAATTAGCGGGGTAAAATTTGCAAATTATAATGACTTAGAAAGCGTAAAAAAACTCCTTAGCGAAAAAACTTGCGCTATTATCCTTGAAAGCGTGCAAGGAGAAGGAGGTATCAACCCTGCCTCAAAAGAGTTTTATCAAGCTTTGAGAAAAATTTGTGATGAAAAAGATATTTTATTAATTTCTGATGAAATTCAATGCGGAATGGGAAGAACGGGTAAATTTTTTGCTTATGAACACGCTAATTTAAAGCCTGATGTAATGACCTCTGCAAAGGCTTTAGGATGCGGACTTAGCGTGGGAGCTTTTGCTGTGAGTGAAAAAGTGGCTAAATATTCTTTAGAAGCAGGAGATCATGGCAGCACTTATGGGGGAAATCCTTTAGCCTGTGCGGGCATTAATGCAGTATTTGAAATTTACAAAGAAGAGAAAATTTTAGAAAATGTCAGCAAACTTTCACCTTACTTGGAACAAAAACTTGACTCTATCGCAAAAAAATTCACTTTTTGCAAATCAAGAAAAGGCTTAGGATTTATGCAAGGTTTGGCAGTAGACAAAAGCATTAAAGTCGCTGATGTGATTAAACAATGCCAAAAAAATGGGCTCTTGCTTATAAGCTGCGGAAAAAATGACTTGCGTTTTTTACCGCCTTTAATCATAAAAAAAACCCATATTGATGAAATGGCAGAAAAACTTGAATTCAGTTTAAAGGAAGTGGTTAATGAGAAGTGA
- a CDS encoding N-acetyltransferase, producing the protein MLIRAMKKEDYKQVYELWCEIKGFGIRSIDDSEENIHNFLERNPNLSAVAEIDGKIVGSILCGHDGRTGGFYHVCVGQNYRKRGIAHKMTEFCLEALKKEKINKIALIAFKSNDLGNEFWSHYGFTLREDANYYDLSLNASNSTHFNE; encoded by the coding sequence ATGTTAATTCGAGCAATGAAAAAAGAAGACTATAAACAAGTTTATGAGCTTTGGTGTGAAATTAAAGGTTTTGGGATACGCAGCATTGATGATAGCGAAGAAAATATTCATAATTTTTTAGAAAGAAATCCTAATCTTAGTGCAGTAGCCGAAATTGATGGAAAAATCGTTGGAAGCATACTTTGTGGACATGATGGCCGAACAGGTGGATTTTATCATGTATGCGTGGGACAAAACTACCGAAAAAGAGGTATTGCGCACAAAATGACAGAATTTTGTCTTGAAGCTTTAAAAAAGGAAAAAATCAACAAAATAGCACTCATTGCTTTTAAAAGCAATGATTTAGGTAATGAATTTTGGAGTCATTATGGTTTTACTTTAAGAGAAGATGCAAATTATTACGATCTATCCTTAAACGCTTCAAATTCCACGCATTTTAACGAGTAA
- a CDS encoding flagellar hook-basal body complex protein, producing MMQSFYNGVGGITSQNFGIDLTANNIANVNTVGFKYSNSEFRDVFYSTVTSQSTNPAQSGGGVGAQSSKIVFSQGTPVASEGEFDVALLGKGFFGVMGSEGVPYYTRNGAFYRDANNHLVDGYGNYVLGTMSPYFTEIPLSDRVSNEFGKDNNGNPIKNGYTISSGIFDLGGVNAQGPISVPKNLYLPPVVTQNIKWSGNLDTGTKTSIVNVDLDPKDITLTKNEDGTITLSGKVDQKDIYSAKEGDRVVFTLTDANGVKKDFEATLDENLNFKSNDLDIAGFDANSLSINSAFLATEQEQSSTQTLKAEIYNADGSKSWLEIKLDRVLPQVGDNIEYKATAQVYDMNGNAIGEESGGSLVFNKNGALLQNNIKSIPNPNGGSINIDLGSTLDPSKPGSGYDGLHILKDKESSIVTKTDGFPEGFFDNYTIGTDGSLIAHFSNGRNGVVGKIALYNFINEEGLMAMGNNLFAASANSGDAYFVVNNGNITPTADFKHGFLEQSNVELSTELTNLITMQKAFDASSKSITTSDEMIRNAINMKK from the coding sequence ATGATGCAGTCTTTTTATAACGGAGTTGGCGGGATTACTTCCCAAAATTTTGGTATTGATTTAACAGCAAATAATATTGCTAATGTTAATACTGTGGGTTTTAAATATTCCAATTCAGAATTTAGAGATGTATTTTATTCCACTGTTACTTCTCAATCAACCAATCCTGCACAATCTGGTGGAGGAGTTGGAGCACAATCAAGTAAAATTGTCTTTTCTCAAGGCACACCTGTGGCAAGTGAAGGAGAATTTGATGTGGCTTTACTTGGAAAAGGTTTTTTTGGAGTTATGGGAAGTGAAGGGGTACCTTATTACACAAGAAACGGTGCTTTTTACCGTGATGCAAATAACCATCTTGTTGATGGCTATGGCAACTATGTGCTTGGCACAATGAGCCCTTATTTTACTGAAATTCCACTTAGTGATAGAGTATCAAATGAATTTGGTAAAGATAATAATGGCAATCCTATAAAAAATGGTTATACTATTTCTTCAGGAATTTTTGATTTAGGTGGAGTTAATGCTCAAGGACCTATTAGTGTACCTAAAAATTTATATCTTCCGCCTGTTGTTACGCAAAATATCAAATGGAGTGGAAATTTAGACACAGGTACAAAAACTAGCATTGTAAATGTAGATTTAGATCCTAAAGATATCACTCTGACAAAAAATGAAGATGGCACCATCACTTTAAGTGGAAAAGTGGATCAAAAAGACATTTATAGTGCTAAAGAAGGAGATAGGGTTGTATTCACCTTAACTGATGCAAATGGGGTAAAAAAAGATTTTGAAGCAACTTTAGATGAAAATTTAAATTTTAAAAGCAATGATTTGGACATCGCAGGATTTGATGCCAATAGCCTTAGCATAAATTCTGCTTTCTTAGCAACAGAGCAAGAACAATCTTCCACTCAAACATTAAAAGCAGAAATTTACAACGCCGATGGCAGTAAAAGTTGGCTTGAAATAAAACTTGATAGAGTCTTACCTCAAGTAGGAGATAATATCGAATATAAAGCTACCGCACAAGTTTATGATATGAATGGTAACGCCATAGGAGAAGAAAGCGGAGGAAGTTTAGTTTTTAACAAAAATGGTGCATTATTACAAAATAATATAAAAAGTATTCCAAATCCAAACGGTGGCAGTATTAATATAGACTTAGGAAGCACACTAGATCCTAGCAAACCTGGTTCAGGATATGATGGCTTACATATTTTAAAAGACAAAGAAAGCAGTATTGTAACCAAAACAGATGGTTTTCCCGAGGGTTTTTTTGACAATTACACCATAGGTACAGATGGATCTTTAATTGCACATTTTTCTAATGGCAGAAATGGAGTTGTAGGTAAAATAGCTCTTTATAATTTCATCAATGAAGAGGGTTTGATGGCCATGGGAAATAACTTATTTGCCGCGAGTGCAAATAGCGGAGATGCGTATTTTGTTGTCAATAATGGCAATATTACTCCAACGGCAGACTTTAAACACGGCTTTTTGGAGCAATCTAATGTCGAGCTATCTACAGAATTAACCAATCTTATCACCATGCAAAAAGCTTTTGATGCAAGCTCAAAAAGCATCACCACAAGCGATGAGATGATACGAAATGCTATCAATATGAAAAAATAA
- the argC gene encoding N-acetyl-gamma-glutamyl-phosphate reductase encodes MKIKAGILGATGYVGNELVRILLNHPKVELCYLGSRAYANENYSKIYPNTLKNLDLNCQDEDIKTLAKDLDILFTATPQGFCSSIMNENLLKNTRVIDLSADFRFKDAATYEKWYKIEHKAKEFLGEAVYGLCEINKNEIKNARLIANPGCYTTCSILSLYPLVKENLIDLNSIIIDAKSGTSGAGRAEKLESLFCEVNENIKAYGITTHRHTPEIEEQLGYANKQNITLQFTPHLVPMQRGILTTAYAKLKEKLDYDEIKKLYEKYYLDKKFIRLLPPQSYPQTRWVKGSNFADFNFIIDERTNNIIVLGAIDNLIKGAAGQAVQNMNLMFDFEEDEGLKFIAIL; translated from the coding sequence ATGAAAATAAAAGCAGGTATTTTAGGTGCAACAGGTTATGTGGGAAATGAGCTAGTGCGAATTTTGCTTAATCACCCTAAAGTAGAACTTTGCTATCTTGGTTCAAGAGCTTATGCTAACGAAAATTACTCAAAAATTTATCCCAATACTTTAAAAAATCTTGATTTAAATTGTCAAGATGAAGATATCAAAACTCTAGCTAAAGATTTAGACATTCTCTTTACCGCTACCCCGCAAGGGTTTTGCTCATCGATTATGAATGAGAATTTACTTAAAAATACAAGAGTGATTGACTTAAGTGCAGATTTTCGTTTTAAAGACGCTGCAACTTATGAAAAATGGTATAAAATCGAACATAAGGCTAAAGAATTTTTAGGTGAAGCTGTTTATGGGCTTTGCGAAATTAATAAAAATGAAATTAAAAATGCCAGATTAATAGCCAATCCAGGCTGTTACACCACTTGCTCCATACTGAGCCTTTATCCTTTGGTAAAAGAAAATTTGATTGATTTAAATTCCATCATTATCGATGCAAAAAGTGGCACAAGTGGTGCAGGACGCGCAGAAAAACTAGAAAGTCTTTTTTGTGAAGTCAATGAAAATATCAAAGCTTATGGCATCACCACGCACAGACATACGCCAGAAATCGAAGAACAACTTGGCTACGCAAATAAACAAAACATCACTTTACAATTTACTCCGCATCTAGTGCCTATGCAAAGAGGAATTCTAACTACGGCTTATGCAAAACTTAAAGAAAAACTTGACTATGATGAAATAAAAAAACTCTACGAAAAATACTATCTCGACAAGAAATTTATCAGGCTTTTACCGCCGCAGTCGTATCCGCAGACTCGGTGGGTTAAAGGCAGTAATTTTGCGGATTTTAATTTTATTATCGATGAGAGAACAAATAACATTATCGTTCTTGGAGCCATTGATAATTTAATCAAAGGTGCAGCAGGACAAGCTGTGCAAAATATGAACTTAATGTTTGATTTTGAGGAAGATGAAGGACTTAAGTTTATAGCAATATTATAA
- a CDS encoding ribonuclease HII: MQETSLVGIDEAGRGALAGPLFMGACRLYKPLENLADSKKLSALKREKLYSQIIQNSDYLILSFSNKQIDTLGLSYCLKTGLLIIKKHFKNTNFLYDGNTNFGVLDIKTLIKADDKIQEVSAASILAKVSRDEFMQNINSLYPAYEFAKHKGYGTKTHIEILKKLGPCPLHRTSFKLKENSSLFDEI, encoded by the coding sequence ATGCAAGAAACTTCTTTAGTAGGGATTGATGAAGCCGGAAGAGGTGCTTTAGCAGGACCACTATTTATGGGGGCTTGTAGGCTTTATAAGCCCCTTGAAAATTTAGCAGATTCTAAAAAACTTAGTGCTTTAAAACGAGAAAAACTCTATAGTCAAATCATACAAAATTCTGATTATTTAATCCTTTCTTTTTCCAACAAGCAAATTGATACTCTAGGGCTTAGTTATTGTTTAAAAACAGGACTTTTAATTATTAAAAAACATTTTAAAAATACTAATTTTTTATACGATGGCAATACTAATTTTGGGGTTTTGGATATAAAAACCCTCATTAAAGCAGATGATAAAATTCAAGAAGTCAGTGCAGCAAGTATTTTAGCTAAAGTCAGTAGAGATGAATTTATGCAAAATATAAACTCTTTATATCCAGCATATGAATTTGCTAAACATAAAGGATATGGTACAAAAACACACATTGAAATTTTGAAAAAATTGGGACCTTGTCCATTGCATCGCACAAGTTTTAAACTCAAAGAAAATTCATCTTTATTTGACGAAATTTAA
- the selA gene encoding L-seryl-tRNA(Sec) selenium transferase → MNKFRTFPQIGALIDDESLKEYPFYLKAHFCKSVVAKLKANLDEKALDKANILEEIKKEIKKHLHKDLQSVINASGVVIHTNLGRSVIDESIFESSKEVLCNYANIEFNLENGKRGSRYALVLEKLKMLFECEDALVVNNNAAAVFLVLNSLCFDKELITSRGELVEIGGSFRVSEVIKAAGVKLLEVGTSNKTHLKDYEKAINENTKMLLKTHKSNFALIGFCSEVSIKDLGILAREKGLLSYYDLGSGWCENLNAKLVKNEPKIKDLIKYCDILSFSGDKLFGSVQAGIILGKKELIDKIKENQLLRMLRVDKITLAFLNESLKAYLEKDYEKIITLKLLNDNLEHIKEKALKVQNELKFQSELRTSKSLVGGGSMPDKTLDTFVLAFKGNALNLQEKFRTKNIIGRIENEAFVLDFRTILEKDLSKLIKIINTMENL, encoded by the coding sequence ATGAACAAATTTAGAACTTTTCCACAAATTGGGGCTTTAATTGACGATGAAAGTTTAAAAGAATATCCTTTTTATTTAAAAGCTCACTTTTGCAAAAGCGTTGTTGCAAAACTCAAAGCAAATTTAGATGAAAAAGCCCTTGATAAAGCAAATATCTTAGAAGAAATCAAAAAAGAAATCAAAAAACATTTGCACAAAGACTTACAAAGCGTGATTAATGCTAGTGGCGTTGTTATCCATACAAATTTGGGGCGAAGCGTTATTGATGAAAGCATTTTTGAAAGCTCTAAAGAAGTGCTTTGCAATTACGCTAATATCGAATTTAATTTAGAAAATGGCAAAAGAGGAAGTCGCTATGCATTAGTGCTCGAAAAGCTTAAAATGCTTTTTGAGTGTGAAGATGCTTTGGTAGTAAATAACAATGCTGCCGCAGTTTTTTTGGTGCTAAATTCACTTTGCTTTGATAAAGAACTCATCACTTCAAGGGGCGAACTTGTAGAAATTGGTGGAAGTTTTCGTGTAAGCGAAGTGATTAAAGCTGCTGGGGTAAAGCTTTTAGAAGTGGGCACTAGCAATAAAACACACCTAAAAGATTATGAAAAAGCCATAAATGAAAACACTAAAATGCTTTTAAAAACTCATAAATCAAATTTTGCCTTAATTGGTTTTTGTAGCGAAGTTAGCATAAAAGATTTGGGGATTTTGGCTAGAGAAAAAGGGCTTTTGAGTTATTATGATTTAGGTTCTGGATGGTGTGAGAATTTAAATGCAAAATTAGTTAAAAATGAGCCTAAAATTAAAGATTTAATTAAGTATTGTGATATTTTAAGTTTTAGCGGGGATAAGCTTTTTGGTAGCGTGCAAGCTGGAATCATACTGGGCAAAAAAGAACTTATTGATAAAATCAAAGAAAATCAACTTTTAAGAATGTTAAGAGTAGATAAAATTACTCTTGCTTTTTTAAATGAGAGTCTTAAGGCTTATCTTGAAAAAGATTATGAAAAAATCATAACTTTAAAACTTTTAAACGATAATTTAGAACATATAAAAGAAAAAGCTTTAAAAGTGCAAAATGAGCTTAAATTTCAAAGCGAGTTAAGAACAAGTAAAAGCTTAGTCGGCGGAGGATCAATGCCCGATAAAACCTTGGATACTTTTGTTTTAGCCTTTAAGGGCAATGCTTTAAATTTGCAAGAGAAATTCAGGACAAAAAATATCATAGGACGCATAGAAAATGAAGCTTTTGTATTAGATTTTAGGACAATTTTGGAAAAAGACTTATCAAAGCTAATTAAAATTATCAATACTATGGAAAATTTATGA
- the ilvD gene encoding dihydroxy-acid dehydratase → MRSDAIKKGHLKAPNRSLLRACGLKDEDFDKPFIGVANSYIDIIPGHYFLNEYAKIIKDEIRKNGCVPFEFNTIGVDDGIAMGHEGMLYSLPSREIIANSVESVMNAHQLDALICIPNCDKITPGMLMGALRVNVPTIFVSGGPMRSGTTKKGEKISLSSVFEAVGAYEAKKISKEEFKDIECSACPSGGSCSGMFTANSMNTLCEAMGIALEGNGTILALSKEREELLRKAAKRICEIALDERFKIRNIITQKAVRNAMVVDMAMGGSTNTILHMLAISREAGVALDIKDLNFISSKVSHIAKIAPSLNTIYMDDIHKAGGVSAVMAEIASREGHILELDALMITGENLRQRLKNAKIKDENIIRKLDNAYSKVGGLAVLFGNLAEQGCVVKTAGITGERKFKGKAVCFNSQDEAIKGIIKGKVKKGDVCVIRYEGPKGGPGMQEMLSPTSLIMGMGLGADVALITDGRFSGATRGLSIGHISPEAAEGGFIGLLKDGDEIEIDVDAYTINANLSNKEIAKRKKEFVIPKKEVNSRWLKMYQKLVSNASKGAVLDME, encoded by the coding sequence ATGAGAAGTGATGCGATCAAAAAAGGGCATTTAAAAGCACCTAATCGCTCTTTGCTTAGAGCTTGTGGATTGAAAGATGAAGATTTTGATAAACCTTTCATAGGCGTGGCAAATAGTTATATAGACATTATACCAGGGCATTATTTTTTAAATGAATATGCAAAAATCATCAAAGATGAAATTCGCAAAAATGGCTGTGTGCCTTTTGAATTTAATACCATAGGCGTTGATGATGGTATTGCTATGGGGCATGAGGGTATGCTTTACTCATTGCCAAGCCGTGAAATTATCGCAAATTCGGTTGAAAGTGTGATGAATGCACATCAGCTTGATGCTTTAATTTGCATTCCAAATTGCGATAAAATCACCCCTGGTATGCTAATGGGTGCTTTAAGAGTCAATGTGCCAACTATTTTTGTAAGTGGTGGTCCTATGCGTTCGGGCACAACTAAAAAAGGCGAAAAAATAAGTCTTAGTTCTGTTTTTGAAGCTGTGGGTGCATATGAAGCAAAAAAAATTAGCAAAGAAGAATTTAAAGATATAGAATGCTCTGCTTGTCCTAGCGGGGGTTCGTGTTCTGGAATGTTTACTGCAAATTCTATGAATACTTTATGCGAAGCTATGGGTATAGCACTAGAAGGAAATGGTACGATTTTAGCGCTTAGCAAAGAAAGAGAAGAGCTTTTAAGAAAAGCAGCGAAAAGAATTTGCGAAATTGCACTCGATGAAAGATTTAAGATTAGAAACATCATCACGCAAAAAGCCGTGCGAAATGCTATGGTTGTAGATATGGCAATGGGCGGAAGCACTAATACTATTTTGCATATGTTAGCCATTTCAAGAGAAGCAGGAGTGGCGCTTGATATTAAGGATTTAAATTTCATTTCAAGCAAGGTTTCGCACATTGCAAAAATCGCTCCATCTTTAAATACCATTTATATGGATGATATACATAAAGCCGGCGGAGTAAGTGCGGTAATGGCAGAAATTGCAAGCAGAGAGGGGCATATCTTAGAGCTTGATGCACTAATGATTACGGGTGAAAATTTGAGACAAAGACTAAAAAACGCTAAAATCAAAGATGAAAATATCATAAGAAAGCTTGATAATGCTTACTCAAAAGTTGGCGGACTTGCGGTGTTGTTTGGAAATTTAGCCGAGCAAGGTTGTGTGGTAAAAACCGCAGGTATCACAGGAGAAAGGAAATTTAAAGGCAAAGCGGTTTGTTTTAATTCTCAAGATGAAGCCATTAAGGGCATTATCAAAGGCAAGGTTAAAAAAGGCGATGTGTGTGTTATACGCTATGAAGGTCCAAAAGGCGGACCAGGTATGCAAGAAATGCTAAGTCCAACTTCGCTTATAATGGGAATGGGACTTGGTGCTGATGTAGCATTAATCACTGATGGGCGTTTTAGTGGTGCAACAAGGGGTTTAAGCATAGGACATATTTCCCCAGAAGCTGCAGAAGGTGGGTTTATAGGGCTTTTAAAAGATGGTGATGAGATAGAAATCGATGTCGATGCTTATACTATAAATGCAAATTTAAGTAACAAAGAAATTGCAAAACGCAAAAAAGAATTTGTAATACCTAAAAAAGAAGTCAATTCAAGATGGCTTAAAATGTATCAAAAATTAGTTTCAAATGCCAGCAAGGGTGCAGTTTTGGATATGGAGTGA
- the argB gene encoding acetylglutamate kinase produces MKTNLEKANILIEALPYIRKFSSKIILIKYGGSAMENEELKHCVMQDIALLKLVGLKPVIVHGGGKDISKICEQLGIKSEFKNGLRVSDEATTNVAEMVLNRINKGLVQNLQHLGVKAIGICGKDGSLLECVKKDENLGFVGEIKRVNTQILKELLEKDFLPIIAPIGMDENLNTYNINADDVACAVAKALNAEKLAFLSDIEGLYRNYEDKNSLISRISVNEAKNLLSNIQGGMLVKLKSCIDACENGVKKVHILDGRVKHSLLLEFFTNEGIGTLVGS; encoded by the coding sequence ATGAAAACGAATTTAGAAAAAGCAAATATTTTAATCGAAGCTTTGCCTTATATAAGAAAATTTTCATCGAAAATCATTCTCATTAAATATGGCGGCTCAGCTATGGAAAATGAAGAACTAAAACACTGCGTTATGCAAGATATCGCACTTTTAAAATTGGTAGGTTTAAAGCCTGTTATCGTGCATGGCGGAGGAAAAGACATTTCTAAAATTTGTGAACAACTAGGCATTAAAAGCGAATTTAAAAATGGTTTAAGGGTAAGTGATGAAGCTACCACGAATGTTGCTGAAATGGTACTAAATCGCATTAATAAAGGTCTAGTACAAAATTTGCAACATTTAGGAGTAAAAGCCATTGGAATTTGTGGCAAAGATGGCTCTTTATTAGAATGCGTTAAAAAAGATGAAAATTTAGGCTTTGTCGGAGAAATCAAACGAGTTAATACTCAAATTTTAAAAGAGCTTTTAGAAAAAGATTTTCTACCCATCATCGCACCTATTGGAATGGATGAAAATTTAAACACTTACAATATCAATGCAGATGATGTAGCTTGTGCGGTAGCTAAAGCCTTAAATGCAGAAAAACTTGCTTTTTTAAGCGATATCGAAGGACTTTATAGAAATTATGAAGATAAAAATAGCTTGATTTCAAGAATTTCTGTTAATGAGGCTAAAAATTTACTCTCAAATATTCAAGGTGGAATGCTTGTAAAGCTAAAATCCTGTATTGATGCTTGTGAAAACGGAGTTAAGAAAGTGCATATTTTAGATGGACGCGTTAAGCATTCTTTGTTGCTTGAATTTTTCACCAATGAGGGCATTGGGACGCTAGTAGGCTCTTAA
- a CDS encoding 4Fe-4S dicluster domain-containing protein, with amino-acid sequence MQDFIYIKNEVLIPLSDEIKILEKSIDDEVLISNDKSQKAIIYAPEINFYLKNSQDEILEKSKNVLKLYEARASVYDLGLDLEQDKEVKNRIILVDSSKDKADFLKKQGFKVISLKNEEILAVFGSIGELCAVILNENEEVEIDFDILLFNTDLNAIRKDFTRQSGCYNIKNFKDNEALLEFLQSKSPKYKFKTYITYDSSVCQYHERRSEHCAKCAEICPTTAILKDDENKHLEFSQVDCLGCGGCISVCPSGSLDYAPMPRQSFFELCKFYKEGKILIIPKKMPLENLNINLPKSVLPFMIEGEKWLSHMHFLTLLQSSGANLIFYTDFISRGSSEAIELLNTFFERKFNKKAIFVAKDEKELQEALEKQEFIGSLSFEFHNNTLSTRENFAKRMQNLIKNDDFGTKESGEWLRYGQIQINANTCTLCLSCVGACNVGALIADAKENALKFNASLCTTCGYCEVSCAEKDTLKLTRSGMEFNPNYFEYKTMAKDDLFACIECGKEFATKKAVEKIANLMKAKFANDESKLKTLYCCADCKAKVMIEAMKNR; translated from the coding sequence ATGCAAGATTTTATTTATATTAAAAACGAAGTTCTTATACCTCTTAGCGATGAGATTAAAATTTTGGAAAAAAGCATTGATGATGAGGTTTTAATTTCTAATGATAAAAGCCAAAAAGCTATCATTTATGCTCCAGAAATTAATTTTTATCTCAAAAACTCACAAGATGAAATTTTAGAAAAAAGTAAAAATGTATTAAAACTTTACGAAGCTAGGGCAAGTGTTTATGATTTGGGGCTTGATTTAGAGCAGGATAAAGAAGTGAAAAATCGCATTATTTTAGTGGATTCTAGTAAAGATAAGGCTGATTTTCTAAAAAAGCAAGGCTTTAAAGTCATCAGTTTAAAAAATGAAGAAATTTTGGCTGTTTTTGGAAGCATAGGTGAGCTTTGCGCGGTGATTTTAAATGAGAACGAAGAAGTAGAAATTGATTTTGATATTTTACTTTTTAACACTGATTTAAATGCAATTCGTAAAGATTTTACAAGACAAAGTGGTTGCTATAATATAAAAAATTTTAAAGATAATGAAGCTTTGCTTGAATTTTTACAAAGCAAAAGCCCAAAATATAAATTTAAAACTTATATAACTTATGATTCTAGCGTATGTCAATACCATGAAAGACGCAGCGAGCATTGTGCAAAATGTGCCGAGATTTGCCCAACAACAGCAATTTTAAAAGATGATGAAAATAAACATTTGGAATTTTCTCAAGTGGATTGCTTGGGTTGTGGAGGTTGCATTAGCGTGTGTCCTAGTGGTTCGCTTGATTATGCGCCTATGCCAAGACAAAGTTTTTTTGAGCTTTGTAAATTTTATAAAGAGGGTAAAATTTTAATCATACCTAAAAAAATGCCTTTAGAAAATTTAAATATCAATTTACCAAAAAGCGTTTTGCCTTTTATGATAGAAGGGGAAAAATGGCTATCTCATATGCATTTTTTAACTCTTTTGCAAAGCAGTGGTGCAAATTTGATTTTTTACACCGATTTCATTTCGCGTGGAAGTAGCGAGGCAATAGAGCTTTTGAATACCTTTTTTGAAAGAAAATTTAACAAAAAAGCCATTTTTGTAGCAAAAGATGAAAAAGAATTACAAGAGGCTTTAGAAAAGCAAGAATTCATAGGAAGCTTAAGTTTTGAATTCCACAATAACACTCTAAGCACTAGGGAAAATTTTGCTAAAAGGATGCAAAATTTGATTAAAAATGATGATTTTGGCACAAAAGAAAGCGGAGAATGGCTAAGATATGGACAAATACAAATCAATGCAAACACTTGCACGCTTTGTCTTTCTTGCGTGGGAGCTTGTAATGTGGGTGCGTTGATTGCTGATGCTAAAGAAAATGCTTTAAAATTTAATGCTTCGCTTTGCACGACTTGTGGGTATTGCGAAGTAAGTTGTGCCGAAAAAGACACTTTAAAACTTACGCGTAGTGGAATGGAATTTAATCCGAATTATTTTGAGTATAAAACCATGGCAAAAGATGATCTTTTTGCTTGTATAGAATGTGGAAAAGAATTCGCCACAAAAAAGGCGGTAGAAAAAATCGCAAATTTGATGAAAGCTAAGTTTGCCAATGATGAAAGTAAGTTAAAAACACTTTATTGCTGTGCAGATTGTAAGGCAAAAGTGATGATAGAAGCAATGAAAAATAGGTAA